Proteins co-encoded in one Flavobacterium fluviale genomic window:
- a CDS encoding YraN family protein has translation MAEHNDLGKLGEDLAVAHLEENDYKIIERNYVFQKAEIDIIAQKGSILAIIEVKTRSSLDFGSPQDFVKPKKIQLLIKAVNAYINDREKDYCEDIEIRFDIVAIHKNSESFAIEHLTDAFYHF, from the coding sequence ATGGCAGAACATAATGATTTAGGAAAATTAGGAGAAGATCTCGCAGTGGCACATCTAGAAGAAAACGATTATAAAATTATAGAACGAAATTATGTCTTTCAAAAAGCCGAAATAGATATAATCGCTCAAAAAGGTTCCATTTTAGCAATTATTGAAGTTAAAACGCGTTCGAGTTTAGACTTTGGTTCTCCGCAGGATTTTGTCAAGCCAAAAAAGATCCAATTACTTATTAAAGCAGTAAATGCCTACATAAACGATAGGGAAAAGGATTATTGTGAAGATATTGAAATCCGTTTTGACATCGTTGCCATCCATAAAAACAGCGAATCATTTGCAATTGAACACCTTACCGACGCATTTTATCATTTTTAA
- a CDS encoding glycoside hydrolase family 97 protein produces the protein MNFSKKTAFLFFILFNTFWLRAQEITSPDKNLSLKFELKEGGIPSYQLSYKQKAVIKPSSLGLELQNMPSFLDGFTVTNTAQSSVDENWNPILGEEKTIRNHYNELVVTLAQAKNNNRFIRIRFRLFNDGLGFRYEFPKQNDLNYFVIKEERSQFNLAGNHKIFWIPGDYDTNEYAYTTSKISEIPSLMKKATIEINAQQPIKELSVQTPSMMKSDDGLYINIHEAGLINYPAMYLEVDAVNNKMVSHLAPDAVGAKGYMQTDAQSPWRTIVVSDKATDILASKLILNLNDPTSYKDVSWIKPVKYIGIWWEYFVAGKSTWAFGKENNVKMTDDFTKLTPNGKHGATTERAKEYIDFASKNGFDAILIEGWNIGWEDWIGNWKEDVFDYVTAYPDFDVKAVHQYAASKGVKIIMHHETSGSATNYERRLDRAFQFMNDNGYDAVKTGYVGQIIPRGEHHDGQWMVNHYINVAKRAADYKIMVNSHEAVRPTGLNRTFPNWIAQESARGTEFESMGGLAPDHTTILPFTRLMGGPMDYTPGIFQTDLSYYGTGSSQRVNTTLVKQLAYYVTMYSPLQMAADIPGNYERFPDAFQFIKDVAVDWDNSYILEAEPGDYITIARKAKGKNEWFIGGITDENARTANISFDYLPAGKNFIATIYADAKEANWNKNPQKYTVTKVIVNSKSKLKQYLAPGGGTAISIKEGNAAELKGLKKL, from the coding sequence ATGAATTTTAGCAAAAAAACAGCATTTTTATTTTTTATCCTTTTCAATACATTTTGGCTTAGGGCACAAGAAATAACTTCGCCAGACAAAAATCTTTCTTTAAAATTTGAATTAAAAGAAGGCGGCATTCCGTCTTACCAATTGTCATATAAACAAAAAGCAGTTATAAAACCGAGTTCTTTAGGTTTAGAACTTCAAAATATGCCTTCGTTTTTGGATGGCTTTACTGTAACAAATACAGCGCAATCTTCTGTTGATGAAAATTGGAATCCGATTTTAGGCGAAGAAAAAACAATTCGCAATCATTACAACGAATTAGTTGTCACTTTAGCTCAGGCAAAAAACAACAATAGATTTATTCGCATTCGTTTCCGTTTGTTCAACGACGGATTGGGATTTAGATATGAATTTCCGAAACAAAATGACCTAAATTATTTTGTAATTAAAGAAGAACGTTCTCAGTTTAATTTGGCTGGAAATCATAAAATTTTCTGGATTCCAGGAGATTATGATACCAACGAGTACGCGTATACAACGTCAAAAATTTCAGAGATTCCGTCGTTGATGAAAAAAGCTACGATCGAAATCAATGCACAGCAGCCAATAAAGGAACTATCTGTTCAAACTCCTTCAATGATGAAATCTGATGATGGTTTATACATCAACATTCACGAAGCGGGATTGATCAATTATCCGGCAATGTACCTTGAAGTTGATGCTGTAAACAACAAAATGGTAAGTCATTTGGCGCCAGATGCTGTTGGTGCAAAAGGTTATATGCAGACAGATGCACAATCGCCTTGGAGAACTATTGTTGTAAGCGACAAAGCAACAGATATTTTGGCTTCAAAATTAATTCTGAATTTGAATGATCCAACAAGTTATAAAGATGTTTCCTGGATTAAACCTGTAAAATACATCGGGATTTGGTGGGAATATTTCGTAGCAGGAAAAAGTACATGGGCTTTCGGAAAAGAAAACAACGTAAAAATGACGGATGACTTTACGAAACTTACGCCAAACGGAAAACACGGTGCCACAACAGAACGTGCCAAAGAATACATTGATTTTGCTTCTAAAAACGGTTTTGATGCCATTCTAATCGAAGGCTGGAACATTGGCTGGGAAGACTGGATTGGTAATTGGAAAGAAGATGTTTTTGACTATGTAACGGCTTATCCTGATTTCGACGTAAAAGCAGTTCACCAATATGCGGCTTCAAAAGGTGTAAAAATTATCATGCACCACGAAACTTCGGGATCTGCAACCAATTATGAACGTCGTTTAGATCGTGCATTTCAGTTTATGAATGACAACGGTTATGATGCTGTAAAAACAGGTTATGTGGGGCAGATTATTCCGCGTGGCGAACATCATGACGGACAATGGATGGTCAATCATTATATTAATGTTGCCAAACGTGCTGCCGACTATAAAATCATGGTTAACAGTCACGAAGCAGTTCGTCCAACAGGTTTAAACCGAACTTTTCCTAATTGGATTGCTCAGGAATCTGCGCGTGGAACAGAGTTTGAATCTATGGGAGGTTTAGCACCAGATCATACTACAATTTTGCCATTTACTCGTTTAATGGGAGGTCCAATGGATTATACACCTGGAATTTTCCAAACTGATCTTTCATATTATGGAACAGGAAGTTCACAACGAGTGAATACTACTTTGGTAAAACAATTGGCTTATTATGTTACGATGTACAGTCCGTTGCAAATGGCTGCGGATATTCCTGGGAATTACGAGCGTTTTCCAGATGCATTTCAATTCATCAAAGACGTTGCTGTAGATTGGGACAACAGTTATATTTTGGAAGCTGAACCTGGAGATTACATTACAATTGCCCGAAAAGCAAAAGGTAAAAACGAATGGTTTATTGGAGGTATTACAGATGAAAATGCAAGAACAGCCAACATTTCATTTGATTATTTACCTGCCGGAAAAAATTTCATCGCTACCATTTATGCCGATGCAAAAGAAGCAAATTGGAACAAAAATCCGCAGAAATATACCGTGACTAAAGTTATCGTAAACTCAAAAAGCAAATTGAAACAGTATTTAGCTCCGGGTGGAGGTACTGCAATCAGCATTAAAGAAGGAAATGCTGCAGAATTAAAAGGATTGAAAAAGTTGTAA
- a CDS encoding DUF5683 domain-containing protein encodes MQNRLIVLFLFFGLTSIFAQEKDIIISNDSIKSVEIDPLRPSKAAFFSAVLPGLGQIYNKKYWKVPLVYGAIGTSTYLYFDNQKKYNLYRDEYKNRLGGTESGSEFLAGLSESQLISAQKQFQRNRDLSALFIVGFYILNIIDANIDASLSQFNVDEKLAFKPAVIKNDITSQNDFGFALNYSF; translated from the coding sequence ATGCAGAATCGACTTATCGTTCTATTTCTATTTTTTGGATTAACTTCAATTTTCGCTCAAGAAAAAGACATTATTATTTCAAATGATTCAATTAAATCAGTAGAAATTGATCCGCTTCGTCCTTCAAAAGCCGCGTTTTTTTCAGCTGTTTTACCAGGTCTAGGGCAGATTTATAATAAAAAATATTGGAAAGTTCCTTTGGTTTATGGAGCAATAGGAACGAGTACTTATTTGTATTTTGATAATCAAAAAAAATACAATTTGTATCGAGATGAATATAAAAATAGATTAGGAGGGACTGAAAGCGGTTCGGAATTTTTGGCTGGTTTAAGTGAAAGTCAATTGATTTCTGCTCAAAAACAATTTCAAAGAAATAGAGATTTATCAGCCTTATTTATTGTTGGGTTTTATATTTTAAATATTATTGATGCCAACATCGATGCGTCACTATCGCAGTTTAATGTTGACGAAAAATTGGCATTTAAACCGGCAGTCATAAAAAATGATATTACATCACAAAATGATTTTGGGTTTGCCCTGAATTATTCTTTCTAA
- a CDS encoding S66 peptidase family protein, translating into MITPPYLQKGDTVALLATARKNIDDNLKPTIDLLHSWGLEAVVGSTIGLDYHQLAGTDEQRAADFQKQLDNPNIKAIWCVRGGYGTVRMLDLLDFTKFKQHPKWVIGFSDVTVLHNHLNTMGYKSIHGIMPVTVTRATPDAVSSLKASLFGEPISYSISPTTMNRLGSATGELVGGNLSILYSLLGSPSAIDCRDKILFIEDLDEYLYHIDRMMMNLKRNGCIENLKGIIIGGMTSMKDNEVPWGKNALEIIDDVTKKYNIPVIFNFPAGHIRDNRALIMGNTISMEVTASGSTVTFKK; encoded by the coding sequence ATGATAACACCACCTTATTTACAAAAAGGAGATACTGTAGCTCTTTTGGCAACAGCCAGAAAAAATATCGACGACAATTTAAAACCAACTATAGATTTACTGCACAGCTGGGGCTTAGAAGCCGTAGTTGGAAGCACAATCGGATTAGACTATCATCAATTGGCAGGAACAGATGAGCAGAGAGCAGCCGATTTTCAAAAACAATTAGACAATCCGAACATTAAAGCTATTTGGTGCGTTCGCGGCGGGTACGGAACCGTTAGAATGTTAGATTTATTAGATTTTACCAAATTCAAACAACATCCAAAATGGGTTATTGGTTTTAGTGATGTTACTGTTTTGCACAACCATTTGAATACAATGGGTTATAAATCTATTCACGGTATTATGCCCGTAACTGTTACTAGAGCAACTCCAGACGCAGTGAGTTCGTTAAAAGCAAGTTTGTTTGGCGAACCAATTTCATATTCTATCAGTCCAACTACAATGAATCGTTTAGGAAGCGCTACTGGGGAATTAGTCGGCGGTAATCTTTCTATTTTATACAGTTTATTGGGCTCTCCCTCGGCGATTGACTGCAGGGATAAAATTCTATTTATCGAAGATTTAGATGAATATCTTTATCATATCGATCGTATGATGATGAATTTGAAACGAAATGGATGTATCGAGAATCTAAAAGGAATTATCATTGGAGGTATGACAAGTATGAAGGACAATGAAGTTCCGTGGGGAAAAAATGCATTGGAAATTATTGATGATGTGACAAAAAAATATAATATTCCAGTAATTTTTAATTTCCCAGCCGGCCACATTCGAGATAATCGAGCTTTAATTATGGGAAATACCATTTCTATGGAAGTTACTGCTTCTGGAAGTACTGTTACTTTTAAAAAATAA
- the mfd gene encoding transcription-repair coupling factor, whose amino-acid sequence MSKNALYTIYDNLPKAQQIASNLLEGNQIKMHLSGLLGSAVSFVVRSVFKKTELPFLIVLENKEEAAYYLNDLEQMIGEQDVLFYPASFRRPYQVDETDNANVLLRAEVLNRINSRKKPAIIVTYPEALFEKVVTRQQLDKNTLKVSLNDKISIDFINEVLFEYEFKRVDFITEPGEFSVRGGIVDVFSFSNDHPYRIEFFGNEVDSIRSFDVETQLSVETHKKITIIPNVENKVFQENRESFLDYIAEKTVIFIQNTDGLFSQLDKQFARAEEAFSKLSGEIKHAQPEQLFLNQASFIKRALDFSIVELASKPIFKTTKKFEFHIQPQPSFNKQFDLLLNNLSDNHFNGYKNYLFCSNETQAKRFHDIFESLDEANSENIRKQYNTIVLPLYQGFIDEENQITAYTDHQIFERYHKFNIKNGYSKKQNITLKELTALSVGDYVTHIDHGIGKFGGLQKIQVEGKTQEAIKLVYADNDIVYVSIHSLHKISKYNGKDGTPPKIYKLGSNAWKILKQKTKARVKHIAFNLIQLYAKRRLEKGFQFAPDSYLQNELESSFIYEDTPDQTKSTAEVKADMESDRPMDRLVCGDVGFGKTEVAIRAAFKAVDNSKQVAVLVPTTILAYQHFRTFSERLKDMPVSIGYLNRFRTAKQKAQTLKDLAEGKLDIVIGTHQLVNKNVVFKDLGLLIVDEEQKFGVNVKDKLKTIAANVDILTLTATPIPRTLQFSLMAARDLSVITTPPPNRYPIETNVVGFNEEVIRDAISYEIQRNGQVFFINNRIENIKEVAGMIQRLVPNARVGIGHGQMDGAKLEELMLGFMNGDFDVLVATTIIESGLDVPNANTIFINNANNFGLSDLHQMRGRVGRSNKKAFCYFICPPYSSMTEDARKRIQALEQFSELGSGFNIAMKDLEIRGAGDLLGGEQSGFINEIGFDTYQKIMNEAIEELKENEFKDLYPEENNIDTKEYVKDIQIDADFELLFPDEYINNVSERLVLYNELGAIKDEAGLQEFERKLIDRFGPLPKQAVSLLNSIRIKWIATRVGIEKLVLKQGKMIGYFVSDQQSDYYQSVKFRNVLNFVQKHSNLCKMKEKQTVNGLRLLLTFDNVKSIKRALELMELFEE is encoded by the coding sequence TTGAGTAAAAACGCCCTATATACGATATATGACAATCTGCCTAAAGCACAACAGATTGCATCAAATTTACTGGAAGGGAATCAGATAAAAATGCATCTTAGCGGCTTGCTGGGATCTGCAGTTTCATTTGTTGTCCGCTCTGTTTTTAAAAAAACCGAACTGCCTTTTTTAATTGTTTTAGAAAATAAAGAAGAAGCCGCGTATTACCTAAATGATTTGGAGCAGATGATTGGCGAGCAGGATGTATTGTTTTATCCCGCTTCATTCCGTCGTCCCTATCAAGTTGATGAAACTGATAATGCAAATGTTCTGCTTCGCGCTGAGGTTTTAAACAGAATAAATTCCAGAAAAAAACCAGCCATAATTGTTACGTATCCAGAAGCGCTTTTTGAGAAAGTAGTGACGCGCCAGCAATTGGATAAAAACACTTTAAAAGTTTCTCTAAACGATAAAATTTCAATTGATTTTATTAATGAAGTTTTGTTCGAATATGAATTCAAGAGAGTAGATTTTATCACAGAACCCGGCGAATTTTCGGTTCGCGGAGGAATTGTCGATGTCTTCTCTTTTTCAAATGATCATCCGTACAGAATTGAATTTTTCGGAAATGAAGTAGACAGCATCAGAAGTTTTGATGTAGAAACACAGCTTTCTGTTGAAACACATAAAAAAATCACGATTATCCCGAATGTCGAAAACAAGGTATTTCAGGAAAATCGAGAAAGTTTTTTAGATTATATTGCGGAGAAAACAGTCATTTTTATTCAAAATACTGACGGACTTTTCAGTCAGTTAGACAAACAATTTGCAAGGGCAGAAGAAGCTTTTTCGAAACTTTCGGGAGAAATAAAGCACGCCCAGCCAGAACAATTATTTTTAAATCAGGCTTCGTTTATCAAACGCGCTTTAGATTTTTCGATTGTCGAATTGGCTTCAAAACCAATCTTCAAAACCACTAAAAAATTCGAATTTCATATTCAGCCTCAGCCTTCTTTCAACAAACAATTTGATTTATTGCTGAATAATTTGAGCGATAATCATTTTAACGGATATAAAAATTATTTGTTCTGTTCGAATGAAACGCAGGCCAAACGTTTTCATGATATTTTTGAATCGCTGGATGAAGCGAATTCTGAGAATATCAGAAAACAGTATAATACAATTGTACTGCCTTTATATCAAGGTTTTATAGATGAAGAAAATCAGATAACCGCTTACACCGATCACCAGATTTTTGAGCGTTATCATAAATTCAACATTAAAAACGGCTATTCAAAAAAACAGAATATTACGCTTAAAGAATTAACAGCGCTTTCGGTTGGTGATTATGTAACACACATTGATCACGGAATTGGGAAATTTGGCGGCTTGCAGAAAATTCAGGTTGAAGGAAAAACGCAGGAAGCCATAAAACTGGTTTATGCTGATAATGATATTGTGTATGTGAGCATTCACTCGCTTCATAAAATTTCAAAATACAACGGAAAAGACGGCACACCGCCGAAAATCTACAAATTAGGATCGAACGCCTGGAAAATTTTAAAACAAAAAACCAAAGCGCGTGTCAAACATATTGCATTCAATTTAATTCAGTTGTATGCGAAACGTCGTTTAGAAAAAGGTTTCCAATTTGCGCCGGACAGTTATCTGCAGAATGAATTAGAAAGTTCGTTTATTTATGAAGATACGCCAGATCAAACCAAATCAACGGCAGAAGTAAAAGCTGATATGGAAAGCGATCGCCCAATGGATCGTTTGGTTTGCGGTGACGTTGGTTTCGGAAAAACAGAAGTTGCCATTCGCGCTGCTTTTAAAGCGGTTGATAATAGCAAACAAGTGGCTGTTTTGGTTCCGACGACTATTTTGGCTTATCAGCATTTCAGAACTTTCTCGGAGCGTTTAAAAGATATGCCGGTTTCAATAGGTTACTTAAACCGATTTAGAACGGCAAAACAAAAAGCGCAGACTTTAAAAGATTTAGCCGAAGGAAAACTAGATATCGTAATTGGAACTCATCAATTAGTCAATAAAAATGTGGTTTTTAAAGACTTAGGTTTGTTGATTGTTGATGAGGAACAAAAGTTTGGAGTTAACGTAAAAGATAAATTAAAAACTATTGCGGCTAATGTTGATATTTTGACATTAACAGCAACGCCAATTCCGAGAACTTTACAATTCTCTTTAATGGCGGCGAGAGATTTGTCTGTAATTACAACGCCTCCGCCAAATCGTTATCCTATTGAAACCAATGTTGTTGGTTTTAATGAAGAAGTAATTCGTGATGCAATTTCGTATGAAATTCAGAGAAACGGACAGGTTTTCTTCATCAATAACCGAATCGAAAATATTAAAGAAGTGGCAGGAATGATTCAGCGTTTGGTTCCAAATGCAAGAGTAGGAATTGGTCACGGGCAAATGGACGGAGCAAAACTAGAGGAGTTGATGTTAGGTTTCATGAATGGAGATTTTGATGTTTTGGTGGCAACAACAATTATAGAAAGTGGTTTGGACGTTCCAAATGCGAACACAATTTTCATTAATAATGCCAATAACTTCGGATTGTCAGATCTGCATCAAATGCGCGGTCGAGTAGGGCGAAGCAACAAAAAAGCATTCTGTTATTTCATTTGTCCGCCGTATTCATCAATGACGGAAGATGCCAGAAAACGTATTCAGGCGTTGGAACAATTCAGCGAATTGGGAAGCGGTTTTAACATTGCGATGAAAGATCTTGAAATTCGTGGTGCCGGAGATTTATTAGGGGGAGAACAAAGTGGTTTCATAAACGAAATTGGTTTTGATACCTACCAAAAAATCATGAATGAAGCCATTGAAGAATTGAAGGAAAACGAATTCAAAGATTTATATCCAGAAGAAAATAATATCGATACAAAAGAATACGTAAAAGACATTCAAATCGATGCCGATTTTGAGCTTTTATTCCCAGATGAATACATCAATAACGTTTCTGAACGTTTGGTTTTATACAACGAATTAGGCGCTATAAAAGATGAAGCTGGCTTACAGGAATTCGAAAGAAAACTAATTGACCGTTTCGGACCGCTGCCAAAACAAGCGGTTTCATTACTAAACAGCATCCGCATAAAATGGATTGCAACCCGTGTTGGAATCGAAAAATTGGTTTTGAAACAAGGCAAAATGATTGGCTATTTCGTTTCAGATCAGCAATCTGATTATTATCAATCGGTGAAATTTAGAAATGTTTTGAATTTTGTTCAGAAGCATAGTAATCTTTGCAAAATGAAAGAAAAACAAACCGTAAACGGATTACGTTTGCTACTTACTTTTGATAATGTAAAGTCAATCAAAAGAGCTTTGGAATTAATGGAGTTGTTTGAGGAATAA